CATAAAGATGTACGTATGCCGGGTTGTGGCATGCGATGAAGTCAGCCATAGTTACCAGGTAGGTAGACTGGATGGGCTCAGCACCGAAACGCAGATGGGAAACAGTGATACCGCCGGACTTTTTGGAGTCGTAAGCGAAGTAACCCTGTGCGAACATATCGGTGTTGTCACCAATAATTTTAATAGCCTGTTTGTTAGCACCGACAGTACCGTCAGAACCAAGACCCCAGAACTTACACTGAACAGTGCCAGCAGGAGTTGTGTCGAGAGTGCCTTCAACTTCGAGGGAAGTTTCAGTTACATCATCTTCGATACCAACATTGAAGTGGTCTTTAGGTGCAGCAACGAGCATGTTGTCGAAAACTGCTTTAGCCATGCTGGGGAGGAATTCCTTGGAACCCAGTCCGTAACGGCCGGCAGTGATAACAGGAGCGTTTGCTTTGCCTGCGTATGCAGTACAGATATCTTCGTACAGAGGATCGCCAAGAGAACCGGGTTCTTTGGTACGATCAAGGATAGTGATGTTCTTAGCAGAAGCAGGAAGAATATTGAGGAAGTATTCGGGTACGAAAGGACGGAACATGCGGACTTTTACCAGACCGACTTTTTCGCCTTCAGCAACGAGTTTGTTAACAACTTCTTCAATTGCTTCACAGGATGAACCCATGGAAACAATAACTCTTTCTGCTGCAGGATCACCTACATAGTCGAAAGGTTTGTATTCACGACCGGTGATGCTTGCTACTTTCTTCATGCAGCTTACTACGATGGAAGGAACCTGTTCGTAGTAAGGGTTGGCAGCTTCACGAGCCTGATAGTAAATATCGGGGTTCTGAGCAGTACCGCGAACATGAGGATGTTCAGGATTCATTGCTCTGGAACGGAAGTTTTCAATAGCTTCCCAGTCAACGAGAGGCTTGATATCTTCGTAATCAATAACTTCAATCTTCTGAATTTCGTGAGAAGTACGGAATCCGTCGAAGAAGTGCATGAAAGGAACGCTGGATTCGATAGCAGCGAGGTGAGAAACCAGAGCCATATCCATAGCTTCCTGTACGGAGCTGGATGCGAGCATAGCAAAACCGGTCTGACGGCATGCCATTACGTCCTGGTGGTCACCGAAAATGGAAAGAGCCTGAGCTGCAAGAGCACGGGCTGAAACATGGAAGACACCGGGAAGGAGTTCACCGGAGATCTTGTACATGTTAGGGATCATCAGAAGAAGTCCCTGAGATGCTGTGAAAGTGGAAGTAAGAGCTCCACCAGCAAGAGAACCGTGTACAGCGCCTGCTGCACCTGCTTCGGACTGAAGCTGTTTTACATTAAGAACCTGTCCGAAGATGTTTTTACGGCCCTGTGCGGCCCACTCTTCGGCTACTTCACCCATGGTGGATGAAGGAGTGATAGGATAGATAGCAGCAGTATCGCTCATTGCGTAAGCAATATGGGCGGTAGCGGTGTTACCATCCATCGTTTTCATGTTTTTAGCCATTAATTCGCTCCTTGAGGATTTTATAAAGCCGGAGAGTTAAAATTGACTGAGCAATCAATCCCCGGCAGATAAGTGGCTGAATGGTCGTCCCTCCTTAATCAAATTATGTGCCAATTCTGCAACATCAAGTTTTAAGCAGCTATTTTAAACACTTAATGCAGATAGTTATTTTATTTTGGATTCATCGCATATATTTATGTCTGAAAAATCGGACAAATAATACTGAATACTCATTTCGTATTTTCTCAGTGTAACAATCAACATTAATGTATTCTATAACATTTATAGATAAAACTGATATTAAATTTGAGAAAGCTGCGTTATAAAGAATTAGCTTATACTGATTGAAAAGAATCGTTCAGCCTTGATAAACGGGAATTTCCAGAGAGGTAAAAAAAATAATGCCTCCCTCAAAAAAAGTGATTAGGAGGCATTATAATAGATACAAAAAAATGTCCGAGTTTTCAGACCAAGCAATGTCTGAAAAAACAGACAGCTTTTTTTTCAGACTTTAAAACTACTGACTTATGCCATGTTTTTTTAACAATGCATAAAAATGGGACCTTGAAAGTCCAGAGGTTTCAAGGATCGAAGCAACATCCCCGTCATACCTCTTCTGCAATTCCATGAGATATCTTTTCTCAGCAATTCCCTTAAATTTTTTGAGGGACGGTAATGTTCCTGAAAGGACTTCAGAAATGGGGTCTGATGAACTTAGGCCGCCAGAGCCGCTGACAGCAGAATTGTTGCCTATATTCTTAACCGTGTTATCTTTTAAATTATTTATACTATTCGTAGCACTAATTGCGTTTCTTTTCTCAATATCCGTCTTAACTGCTTCAATTCGTATTTCATATGGGAGATGCATTGGATAAATAGTATTACCAGATCCCGTGGCTACAAAAGACTGTTCGATGGCGTTAAAGAGTTCACGCACATTTCCGGGCCAGTCGTAGCTGTAAAGCATTTCAAAATATTCAGGATCAATCTCTTTTTCAGGAACACCATACCTGCGGGTCAGCCTTTCCAGATGGAAAAGAGCCAGCTCCTTGATATCGCTCACACGTTCCTTAAGAGCCGGTAAAAAGATATGGATTGTTTTAATCCTGTAGAGAAGATCCTGTCTGAATTCGCCCCGCTCCACCATTGCATCCAGATCGCGGTTTGTTGCTGAAATCAATCTGAAGTCACTGTTGTATTCTTTGTTATCACCGACAGGACGGTACGTTCTTTCCTGAAGAACTCTCAAAAAAGACTTCTGAACAGACAAAGGCATTTCACCTACTTCATCAAGAAACAGTGTACCCTTGTCAGCCAGAGGTACAAGCCCCTTTCGGTCCGACTGAGCACCGGTGAAAGAACCCTTTTTATGGCCGAAAAGAGTGCTCTCCACCAAAGTATCCGTAAGAGAAGCGCAGTCAACGATTACAAAATTATTAACAGAGCGGCTGCTGTTGTCGTGAATTGTTCTGGCAAAAAGCTCCTTACCTGTTCCTGTTTCACCGGTTATCAGCGTATTAGCTTCTGATCCGGCGGCATTAGAGAGTTGATGGTAACACTTTTTTATTTCTTCACTGCTTCCGACAACATCTTTGAGGTTAAGGACAACGCATTCACCTTTTGCCTGTTTTTCACGGCGAAACTCCATGGCCCTGTTGATCGAAAGAGTAAGCTGTTTAATTGAGGAAGGCTTAACCAGAAAATCCCATGCCCCACCCTGAATAGCCAGTTCCGCACCATCAGGATCGCCCTTTCCGGTAAGAATAATTACCTCAGGATGCCCGTTGGACTCTTTTATGCGTGAGAGAGAGTCAAGGCCGTTGCCGTCAGGCAGGGAAATATCCAGAAAAACAAGATCATAACTTTTCAGAGCCAGCCTATCCATGGCCTGAGATATATTAAATGCACTGTCGCTTTCATGGTCTGTTCTGGAAATAAGACTTTGCATAGTCTCGCAGACCTGCACATCGTCATCAATGATGAGTATGTTTCCCACTGGAAATCTCCGTTTGTCCCAAAACCATTCTAATGGCGTCCGCTATTATGGTTTTATTATATGGCTTACTTAAAATCTTGCGAATATTCTGTACCGAAGATGACATCTTCCATGCTTCTGTACGGCCTGAAACAAGCATAACCGGAAGATCCGGAGCAATCTTGCTGATTTCTCCGGCAAGCTCAATTCCGTTACTTTCAGGCATGTCGTAATCTGTTATGACCAGCTCATATCTTCCTGCTCCATTCCTGACAAGGTCCAAAGCTTCAAAAGGGCTACCTACAGCGGTGACTGTATAGCCAAGACTCTCCAGAAGTCTGGGTGTTGTTTCAAGCTGATCGATATCATCTTCAACAAATAAAATATGCTCTCTACCCAATGGGAGCGGACCGGAAAAACTTTTACCGATCTCTTTAAGTTGTCCGTGTGCAGGAAGATAAAGATCAAATTCAGTTTTAACAAATGGGGTGCTGGAAACAGTTACTCCGCCGCCATGACCTTTTATGAGTCCGTGAACAACTGCAAGCCCGAGCCCCGTTCCTTCTGTTTTACCTTTTGTCGTAAAGAAAGGATCAAAAATTTTATCCATTATATCCTGCGAAATTCCGGGACCATCGTCTGAAATACTAAGACGCAGATAAGTTCCCGGAGTAACGCTCATAAACCTTGCCCGCTCATCCTCAACATTAACAAGCACGAGATCTATATTAATGATACCGCCGTTCTCTCTTATAGCCTGAAAAGAATTGGTGCACAGGTTCATTATAACCTGATGAATCTGTGTAGGATCGGCCATTACCAGAGGGATTTCTTCAGGCATGGTAACATAGACTTGAATTGTTCTGGGCAAGGAGGCTTTAATAAAATCAATAGCTTCCCTTACAACTTCGCGTAAATCAGTAGGCCTGAAACCTTCCTGAGAAGGTCGGCTGAATGTAAGTATCTGCTTGACGACCCTGCTGCCTCTTCTTGCAGCTTTGATAGCGCGGGCCAGATCTTTCCATGTAAGGGTATCTTTATCAACATCACCCATCGCAAGTTCGATGGAATTTATTATAGAGGTCAGGATATTGTTAAAGTCATGGGCTATGCCCCCGGCAAGTGTGCCGATTGCTTCCATTTTTTGAGATTGAAGCAGCTGCTTTTCAAGGTTAACCCTGCGGGTTACATCCTGAGAAGTTGAAAGTGTACCAACGACTTTTCCCTTTTCATTGTATACCGGAACTTTGTTAACTTCCAGCCAGACAGTATCCGTTCCTTTGGTAAAAGACCAGCTCATGCGAAGCAGAGGTTTTGCACTGCTGATAACCTCTTTATCCCAGACGGCAGCCTGTTTGGCGAATTCTTCCTCCGGCATCAGAGACTTATCTTCCCTGCCGATTATTTCCGCCGGAGTTCCCAGCTCAAAAAAATCGGTAAAATATCTGTTTGCTCCCAGGTATCTCTGGTTGCAATCTTTCCAGCAGATCAGCAGAGGAATGGTATCCATCAGAATTTCCTGGAAAGTCAGCTGTGATTTGATACGCGTTTCAACACTGCGCCTCTGCATTATTGAAATAAGCAGCAGGATCAGAATTATGCTCAAAGCAACAATGGAGATAATGATAATCCAGAAGACCTGACGGTCAAGCTTATAAAAATAATCCGGTTCATTAATAATCTGGCTGCCAGCAGGAACTCTTGAATCAGAGATATTGAATTTTTTAAGTACGTTATAATCAAACATATATTTATGCTCAACAACGTCCTGAACCTTGCCTGCGGGAAACTCACCGGATTTCAGATAATCCACAGCCATTTTTGCGGCCATTCTGCCCTGCACATTTCCTGAAAGCAGTTTTCCGCCGACAATTCCATGCCCTAAAAGGAATTTCCAGACACTGAAAATCATACAGGGTGTATTTTCATGCAGAATTTCAAGAACTTCCTGAGCACTGAATAATTCACCGTGGGCTCCCTTATAGAAAGGAGTAAACAGAAAAACAGTGTCCCTGCTCGCAACTCTGGCCCTTGAAAGAATCTGAGACAGGGGCATGTCATCCCAGTAAATAAAATCAAGCTCACCATTAAAAGCGGGCTGGGCATCTACAATCTGCTGCCGTATGGCCCTGGAAGTTACTGATTTATCACTGATAACGATTACTTTCTTGAGATCAGGATTAAATTTTCTGGCCAGATTTAAATTGGAAACAACATCAGGATTTTCTAAAATACCTGCATACTTAGACGCATCCTTAATCATTGAAGGATGATAATCGTTGATACCGCAAAAAAAGACCGGAACGGTTCTGAACAAATCATCATGATATTTAAGCATAAAATTCAGCGCATTATTATCCGAGACAATGATCGCCGAAAATTTATAATCTTTATATTTATATGAATAATATTCGTGAAGCAGCTGGAGATAGCGGTCCCCGAAAAAACGCTTGGTATCCATGTATTCAATGTGCAGATCAATTGGGATTCCGCTGTCACCAAGCACACTTCTAACTCCATCGAGAATGCCGTCAGACCATGCATAACCATTCTGATAAGAGTTTAAAAAGAGAACATTCTTTTTTTCCTTTTCCGCCAGCGCCGGGCTGGAAAGAAAAAATAATATAATAAAAACTGTTAATATAGATAAATATTTAATTTTCATTGAAAACCTTCAGTATATGCAAATAATTTTGATTTCCGAAATTTAACTGTTTCTACATACAAGAAACGTACCGCTTGTATACATTCGAGCAGTTTTGATGCTAAACAGTTTCGAAATTAACGGAGAATACAACATGATCAAAAAATTAACTTTTTTTAGCATACCTCTGCTGCTTTGTCTCTGTCTTGCAGAAACATCTCCGGCAGCAGTTAAAGAAAAAAATCCAATAGAAGTTATAATTTCAAGCAGTGAAATTAATCCTACGGAACAGGAAATTAAAAATTTAAATATTCCTGAATTGAAATTTATGGGAGCTATTCTCTTAGCCTGCAAACATCCGGCTTTCGGAGGATTTTCAGAACTAATGGTATCTCCTGACGGAGAAAAATTTCTTGCACTTTCAGACATGGGATTCTGGATTACCGGAAACCTTATCTATAATGCACAGCAAAGACTTTCCGGGACAGCCCCCAAAGCAAAACTTGGAAGGCTGCTCAATATATCAGGCCAGCCTTTTGAAATAAAATACCGGGCAGATTCAGAAGCTTTCTGTCGGGCACCGGATTCAGGATTTCTTGTTGCCTTTGAACGCAAGCACCGCATTAACCTTTACCCCGGAAACGGGTACGACCTTTCCAGCGTTCCATCAAGATACGATTTTCCTCCAAACTTCAAGCATCTGCCTGAGAATGGCGGAATTGAATCCATGATGAAACTGGATGACGGGCGCATACTTATGCTTACTGAAGGAGG
Above is a window of Maridesulfovibrio bastinii DSM 16055 DNA encoding:
- a CDS encoding sigma-54-dependent transcriptional regulator; its protein translation is MGNILIIDDDVQVCETMQSLISRTDHESDSAFNISQAMDRLALKSYDLVFLDISLPDGNGLDSLSRIKESNGHPEVIILTGKGDPDGAELAIQGGAWDFLVKPSSIKQLTLSINRAMEFRREKQAKGECVVLNLKDVVGSSEEIKKCYHQLSNAAGSEANTLITGETGTGKELFARTIHDNSSRSVNNFVIVDCASLTDTLVESTLFGHKKGSFTGAQSDRKGLVPLADKGTLFLDEVGEMPLSVQKSFLRVLQERTYRPVGDNKEYNSDFRLISATNRDLDAMVERGEFRQDLLYRIKTIHIFLPALKERVSDIKELALFHLERLTRRYGVPEKEIDPEYFEMLYSYDWPGNVRELFNAIEQSFVATGSGNTIYPMHLPYEIRIEAVKTDIEKRNAISATNSINNLKDNTVKNIGNNSAVSGSGGLSSSDPISEVLSGTLPSLKKFKGIAEKRYLMELQKRYDGDVASILETSGLSRSHFYALLKKHGISQ
- a CDS encoding hybrid sensor histidine kinase/response regulator encodes the protein MKIKYLSILTVFIILFFLSSPALAEKEKKNVLFLNSYQNGYAWSDGILDGVRSVLGDSGIPIDLHIEYMDTKRFFGDRYLQLLHEYYSYKYKDYKFSAIIVSDNNALNFMLKYHDDLFRTVPVFFCGINDYHPSMIKDASKYAGILENPDVVSNLNLARKFNPDLKKVIVISDKSVTSRAIRQQIVDAQPAFNGELDFIYWDDMPLSQILSRARVASRDTVFLFTPFYKGAHGELFSAQEVLEILHENTPCMIFSVWKFLLGHGIVGGKLLSGNVQGRMAAKMAVDYLKSGEFPAGKVQDVVEHKYMFDYNVLKKFNISDSRVPAGSQIINEPDYFYKLDRQVFWIIIISIVALSIILILLLISIMQRRSVETRIKSQLTFQEILMDTIPLLICWKDCNQRYLGANRYFTDFFELGTPAEIIGREDKSLMPEEEFAKQAAVWDKEVISSAKPLLRMSWSFTKGTDTVWLEVNKVPVYNEKGKVVGTLSTSQDVTRRVNLEKQLLQSQKMEAIGTLAGGIAHDFNNILTSIINSIELAMGDVDKDTLTWKDLARAIKAARRGSRVVKQILTFSRPSQEGFRPTDLREVVREAIDFIKASLPRTIQVYVTMPEEIPLVMADPTQIHQVIMNLCTNSFQAIRENGGIINIDLVLVNVEDERARFMSVTPGTYLRLSISDDGPGISQDIMDKIFDPFFTTKGKTEGTGLGLAVVHGLIKGHGGGVTVSSTPFVKTEFDLYLPAHGQLKEIGKSFSGPLPLGREHILFVEDDIDQLETTPRLLESLGYTVTAVGSPFEALDLVRNGAGRYELVITDYDMPESNGIELAGEISKIAPDLPVMLVSGRTEAWKMSSSVQNIRKILSKPYNKTIIADAIRMVLGQTEISSGKHTHH
- a CDS encoding esterase-like activity of phytase family protein; the encoded protein is MIKKLTFFSIPLLLCLCLAETSPAAVKEKNPIEVIISSSEINPTEQEIKNLNIPELKFMGAILLACKHPAFGGFSELMVSPDGEKFLALSDMGFWITGNLIYNAQQRLSGTAPKAKLGRLLNISGQPFEIKYRADSEAFCRAPDSGFLVAFERKHRINLYPGNGYDLSSVPSRYDFPPNFKHLPENGGIESMMKLDDGRILMLTEGGKEDNGFSPCAVGKAGNWVPFRYKRFKTYRPTSVAQLPGKRLLLLERSYTGPGSLKVRLATLNMNDIAKNKVLESKLMANIPNTLPIDNYEGLDTRTTSAGETIIYIISDDNFSPFEHTILMMFKLRKG